In Bacteroidota bacterium, a single window of DNA contains:
- a CDS encoding NAD-dependent epimerase/dehydratase family protein codes for MSKIHLVSGGCGFVGRNLIKRLLQTSNDTIFVVDDLSAGTPPPDAWYHEPLHEEVQDLRIYGSNKRLIFRKGDFRDFLYEIRKDPEFINKRYGFNFPRFSDVYHFAAIVGGRAKIDGDPMVVALDLSIDAELFYWVCNYKPARVLYPSSSAAYPIDQQTESEAVALKESDINFNGRLGQPDMTYGWSKLTGEYLAQIAAQYYGISVACIRPFSGYGEDQDLTYPIPAIAARAASRENPFEVWGSGKQGRDFVHIDDCIDAILMAMDNISDGSAINIGSGKLTSFLEIIEVFCKIAGYSPTIKPLLDKPVGVHSRYSDMSYVANKFGWKPKISIEEGMRRVYNKALERNNE; via the coding sequence ATGTCAAAAATACATTTAGTTTCAGGGGGTTGTGGTTTTGTTGGACGCAATCTGATTAAAAGACTTTTGCAAACAAGCAACGATACAATCTTTGTTGTGGATGACTTGTCTGCAGGCACTCCTCCGCCCGATGCGTGGTATCACGAGCCATTGCATGAAGAAGTGCAAGATTTGCGAATCTACGGAAGCAACAAACGCTTGATTTTCAGAAAAGGAGATTTCCGCGATTTTCTGTATGAAATCAGAAAAGACCCTGAATTTATCAACAAACGCTATGGGTTTAATTTTCCTCGTTTTTCTGATGTTTACCACTTTGCCGCCATAGTAGGTGGACGAGCCAAAATAGACGGAGACCCTATGGTTGTCGCACTCGACCTCAGTATAGACGCAGAACTTTTTTATTGGGTTTGCAACTACAAGCCGGCAAGAGTGTTGTACCCCAGTTCTTCGGCTGCTTATCCCATTGATCAACAGACCGAATCGGAAGCGGTGGCACTCAAAGAAAGCGATATCAATTTTAACGGCAGACTGGGACAACCCGACATGACCTACGGCTGGAGCAAACTCACAGGAGAATATTTGGCACAAATTGCCGCTCAATATTACGGCATCTCAGTTGCCTGTATCCGACCTTTTTCCGGCTATGGCGAAGACCAGGATTTAACATATCCCATTCCGGCAATAGCAGCACGCGCAGCCTCTCGCGAAAACCCGTTTGAAGTTTGGGGAAGCGGTAAACAAGGACGTGATTTTGTACACATTGACGACTGCATTGACGCGATTTTAATGGCGATGGACAATATTTCTGACGGTTCTGCCATCAATATTGGCTCAGGTAAATTGACCTCTTTTCTGGAAATCATTGAAGTATTTTGTAAAATTGCAGGATACAGTCCTACCATAAAACCCTTGTTAGACAAGCCTGTGGGTGTTCACTCACGCTATTCTGACATGAGCTACGTAGCAAACAAATTCGGATGGAAGCCCAAGATTTCTATTGAGGAGGGAATGAGAAGGGTGTACAACAAGGCACTTGAAAGAAATAATGAATAG
- a CDS encoding glycosyltransferase, whose protein sequence is MSNQAPKIVCFGPGPAFKGGIANYNTSLALALEKEGADVHIVSWTQQYPAIIPRDFKDRASKSDLLEGTNIKVSYLTNYNNPFSWAQTVRYIKSLNPDKVIFQWAIAIQGLPMGYIARKLCKWGKTEVIFDCHLVVQKEGSSLDKFFTRMGLAHAHTYLAHAYKTVNELKEVFPKFQFAVNEDGQRTTSPQRSVIKLYHPVYDLFKPNTSFDVAKAKAAMGLKQNVFLFFGFIRKYKGLHQAIEAFDKVCKQRDDVSLLIVGESFWNTLPKNNAGARLKKFLFGLAKTIFLKKSDDEQNYKPLDLIDTLGLQENVKVVNEFVPNEDVHKYFQVSDNIILFYLTATPSGVESLSYNFNLPVLATKVGHFPETIIDGFNGYLANDRDLEDMANVMLKAIEQPIPRENIKKSTEKLSWKNYAKAILK, encoded by the coding sequence TTGTCAAATCAGGCTCCTAAAATAGTTTGTTTCGGTCCCGGACCGGCTTTCAAAGGTGGCATTGCCAACTACAACACCTCTCTTGCACTTGCTTTAGAAAAAGAAGGAGCAGATGTCCATATAGTTTCATGGACACAACAATATCCGGCCATTATCCCCCGCGATTTTAAAGACCGCGCAAGCAAAAGCGACTTATTAGAAGGGACAAACATTAAGGTGAGCTATTTGACCAATTACAACAATCCTTTTTCGTGGGCACAAACCGTTCGTTACATCAAAAGCCTTAATCCCGACAAAGTGATTTTCCAATGGGCTATTGCCATTCAGGGCTTACCAATGGGTTACATAGCACGCAAACTCTGCAAATGGGGCAAAACAGAAGTTATTTTTGATTGTCATCTCGTTGTACAAAAAGAGGGTTCATCCTTAGATAAATTTTTCACTCGCATGGGTTTAGCGCATGCCCACACTTACCTGGCACATGCCTACAAAACCGTAAATGAACTTAAAGAGGTTTTTCCTAAATTTCAATTTGCCGTAAACGAAGACGGTCAAAGAACTACTTCGCCTCAACGCAGTGTCATTAAACTATACCACCCTGTGTATGACCTTTTTAAACCCAATACAAGTTTTGATGTAGCCAAGGCAAAAGCAGCAATGGGATTAAAGCAAAATGTGTTCTTGTTTTTTGGTTTTATACGCAAATACAAAGGCTTACACCAAGCAATAGAAGCCTTTGACAAGGTTTGCAAACAAAGAGACGATGTTTCTTTGCTGATTGTAGGCGAATCATTTTGGAACACTTTACCCAAAAACAACGCAGGTGCAAGGCTCAAGAAATTTTTATTTGGCTTAGCCAAAACCATTTTTCTCAAAAAGTCAGATGATGAACAAAATTACAAGCCCTTGGATTTGATAGACACACTAGGGTTGCAAGAGAATGTCAAAGTGGTGAATGAATTTGTACCCAATGAAGACGTGCACAAATACTTTCAAGTGAGCGACAATATTATCTTGTTTTATTTGACAGCAACCCCATCCGGAGTTGAGTCCTTGTCTTATAATTTCAACCTTCCGGTTTTGGCAACCAAGGTGGGACATTTCCCCGAAACTATTATAGATGGATTTAACGGGTATCTTGCAAATGACAGAGATTTAGAAGACATGGCAAATGTAATGCTCAAAGCCATAGAACAGCCTATTCCGAGAGAAAACATCAAGAAATCTACTGAAAAACTCAGTTGGAAAAACTACGCCAAAGCTATCTTGAAATAA
- a CDS encoding cytochrome-c peroxidase, whose amino-acid sequence MKKFLTMTTLAAMGAIIACNSGQNQTTVQTETPQTNTDSVLMELAKSTFGTLPEVVTNPDNEISNDKVLLGRVLFFDTRLSKKGNISCNSCHALDKFGVDNEPTSPGDDGIRGGRNSPTVLNAALQFMQFWDGRAKDVEEQAGGPILNPVEHNIPDSGFLIKKLSKIQIYKDLFAKAFPNDKTPITYTNLTKAIGAFERTLITPSRVDKFIAGDATALTDEEKSGFKIFMDAGCNTCHNGPAAGGMLLQKFGVYGDYWTETKCAKVDSGRYDVTKNEADKYFFKVPSLRNIEKTFPYFHDGGVTDLNEAVRIMGKIQLGKDLTQEQITSIVSFLKAFTADIPEDLKHAPEGYL is encoded by the coding sequence ATGAAAAAATTCCTAACAATGACAACTTTGGCAGCAATGGGTGCCATCATCGCTTGTAACAGCGGTCAAAACCAAACGACAGTCCAAACAGAAACACCCCAAACAAACACGGATTCAGTGCTTATGGAACTTGCTAAGTCCACGTTTGGAACACTGCCGGAAGTAGTCACAAACCCTGACAATGAAATTAGTAACGATAAAGTCCTTTTAGGTAGGGTTTTATTTTTTGACACAAGACTGTCCAAAAAAGGGAATATAAGCTGTAACTCTTGTCACGCACTTGACAAATTTGGCGTTGACAACGAGCCCACCTCCCCCGGTGATGACGGCATCAGAGGAGGGCGCAACTCTCCAACCGTACTCAATGCAGCTTTGCAATTTATGCAATTCTGGGACGGAAGAGCCAAAGATGTTGAAGAACAAGCAGGTGGACCTATTCTCAACCCTGTTGAACACAATATACCCGATTCAGGATTTTTGATTAAAAAATTGAGTAAAATACAGATATACAAAGATTTATTTGCAAAAGCATTTCCGAATGACAAAACCCCCATCACATATACAAACCTTACAAAAGCCATTGGAGCATTTGAAAGAACGCTTATTACCCCTTCTCGCGTGGATAAATTCATTGCCGGTGATGCAACAGCTCTTACAGATGAAGAAAAATCAGGGTTTAAAATCTTTATGGATGCCGGATGTAATACATGTCACAATGGACCGGCTGCCGGAGGGATGCTCCTGCAAAAATTTGGCGTATATGGCGACTATTGGACAGAAACCAAATGCGCTAAAGTGGATTCAGGTAGATATGATGTAACAAAAAATGAAGCCGACAAATACTTCTTCAAAGTCCCCTCTTTGCGCAACATCGAAAAAACGTTCCCCTACTTTCATGACGGAGGCGTGACTGATTTGAATGAAGCAGTTAGAATCATGGGAAAAATACAACTCGGCAAGGATTTAACCCAAGAACAAATTACATCCATTGTTAGCTTCCTCAAAGCATTTACAGCCGATATTCCCGAGGATTTGAAACACGCACCCGAAGGCTATTTATAA
- the lpdA gene encoding dihydrolipoyl dehydrogenase — MKFDVVVLGSGPGGYVAAIRASQLGLKTAVVEKSELGGVCLNWGCIPTKALLKSAQVFEYIHHAQDYGITVKDSKEDFGAVIKRSRGVANTMSKGIEFLMKKNKITVINGYGKLVAKGKLEVENNGKKETVEGTHIILATGARSKELPNIKIDGKKVIGYREALVLDKKPESMVIIGSGAIGMEFGYFYSTMGTKVTIVEFLDRVMPVEDDEVSKAIEKIYKKNGVEIMTSSAVEKVESTAKGCKVSIKTAKGVETIECDIVLSAAGVQTNIENIGLETLGIKTDKGKVVVDEFYKTNVEGIYAIGDIVPGQALAHVASAEGIICVEKIAGHKPEPLDYGNIPGCTYCHPEVASVGLTEAQAKEKGYEIKVGKFPFSASGKANANGSRDGFVKVIFDAKYGEWLGCHMIGEGVTDMIAEAVVARKLETTGLEIIKAVHPHPTMSEAVMEAAAQAYGECIHL; from the coding sequence ATGAAATTTGATGTAGTAGTATTAGGAAGCGGACCCGGTGGCTATGTGGCTGCTATTAGAGCTTCTCAACTCGGACTTAAAACAGCTGTCGTAGAGAAATCAGAACTTGGCGGAGTATGCCTTAATTGGGGCTGTATTCCTACTAAAGCTCTGCTTAAATCTGCGCAAGTATTTGAATACATTCACCATGCACAAGATTATGGAATCACCGTTAAGGACTCTAAGGAAGATTTCGGTGCAGTTATCAAACGTTCCAGAGGCGTTGCTAATACCATGAGCAAAGGGATTGAATTCTTGATGAAAAAGAACAAAATCACTGTCATCAACGGCTATGGCAAATTAGTAGCAAAAGGCAAATTGGAAGTGGAAAACAACGGCAAAAAAGAAACGGTTGAAGGTACACATATAATCCTCGCTACAGGAGCGCGTTCCAAAGAATTACCTAATATTAAAATAGATGGTAAAAAAGTAATCGGATACCGTGAAGCCCTTGTGTTGGACAAAAAACCGGAAAGCATGGTTATCATTGGCTCTGGCGCCATTGGCATGGAGTTCGGCTATTTTTATTCCACCATGGGAACCAAAGTTACGATTGTGGAATTCTTAGACAGAGTAATGCCTGTTGAAGATGATGAAGTTTCTAAGGCAATCGAAAAAATTTACAAGAAAAACGGAGTAGAAATCATGACTTCAAGTGCTGTTGAGAAAGTAGAATCAACTGCCAAAGGTTGCAAAGTAAGTATCAAAACTGCCAAGGGCGTTGAGACTATTGAATGTGATATTGTGTTGTCAGCAGCAGGTGTTCAAACCAATATTGAAAATATAGGACTTGAAACCTTAGGAATCAAAACCGACAAAGGCAAAGTAGTCGTTGATGAATTTTACAAAACAAATGTAGAGGGCATATATGCCATAGGCGACATCGTACCCGGACAAGCACTTGCACACGTTGCATCTGCAGAAGGAATTATTTGTGTAGAAAAAATTGCCGGACACAAGCCTGAACCGCTTGACTACGGCAATATCCCCGGCTGTACTTATTGCCACCCTGAAGTAGCTTCTGTCGGGCTGACCGAAGCACAAGCAAAAGAGAAAGGATATGAAATCAAAGTTGGAAAATTCCCATTCTCAGCATCCGGAAAAGCCAATGCAAACGGAAGCAGAGATGGATTTGTGAAAGTGATTTTTGATGCAAAATATGGCGAATGGCTTGGTTGCCACATGATTGGAGAAGGTGTAACAGACATGATTGCTGAAGCGGTTGTAGCTAGAAAATTGGAAACTACAGGGCTTGAAATCATCAAAGCGGTTCACCCACACCCAACCATGAGCGAAGCCGTAATGGAAGCGGCTGCACAAGCTTATGGCGAGTGCATACACTTATAA
- a CDS encoding aminotransferase class IV, translating into MSGLMFNGSFVESNKNLFEEDNRLWQFGEGLFESIRVMDGEIPLLNLHAERLTRSAKILGWAISPFWNAGFWQEHIVRFCKHHKWTNARVKIIVFRQGAGAYLPDTEFFNWLITGSALESNKFELNELGIRTKEFSHLPKPADYLSLLKTTSSIRYVQAARFAFQNGVDDVLVTNQFERFCEASSSNLFIVQGATLLTPPLSEYCLDGVMRRAVIQLAQDNGIECLQTSLFRNDICYADELFLTNAIKGIQWVGSFEDSEFELGSMTRKLLGLLQQL; encoded by the coding sequence ATGTCAGGCTTAATGTTTAATGGTTCATTTGTGGAGTCAAACAAAAATTTGTTTGAGGAAGACAACCGTTTGTGGCAATTTGGAGAAGGATTGTTTGAGTCCATCAGGGTTATGGATGGGGAAATTCCTTTATTGAATTTGCATGCAGAAAGGCTCACAAGAAGTGCAAAGATATTGGGCTGGGCAATTTCACCTTTCTGGAACGCGGGATTTTGGCAAGAACATATAGTGCGATTTTGCAAACATCATAAATGGACAAATGCACGAGTGAAGATTATTGTATTCAGACAAGGAGCCGGTGCTTATTTGCCGGATACCGAATTTTTTAATTGGTTGATAACGGGTAGTGCGCTTGAATCAAACAAGTTTGAATTGAACGAGCTTGGTATCAGGACGAAAGAGTTTTCGCATTTACCCAAGCCGGCTGATTATTTGTCTTTGCTCAAAACAACCTCTTCAATCCGATACGTTCAGGCAGCGCGTTTTGCATTTCAAAATGGGGTAGATGATGTGTTGGTTACCAATCAATTTGAAAGGTTCTGTGAAGCGAGTTCTTCTAATCTTTTTATTGTTCAGGGTGCAACCCTTCTTACACCTCCTTTATCTGAGTATTGTCTTGATGGTGTAATGCGCAGGGCTGTTATTCAGTTGGCACAAGACAACGGGATTGAATGTTTGCAAACTTCTCTGTTCAGAAATGATATTTGTTATGCGGATGAGTTGTTTTTGACCAATGCCATCAAGGGAATTCAATGGGTGGGAAGTTTTGAAGACAGTGAGTTTGAGTTGGGTAGTATGACCCGTAAACTGCTGGGTTTGTTGCAACAGCTATGA
- a CDS encoding prolipoprotein diacylglyceryl transferase, translated as MYPTLYDMFADLFGLHIPFLRVVQSFGFFVAISFLLAHYTMALELKRKEKEGVLTGKQIRVVIGKPYPKSEYVLSGFLGFLLGFKLLPILFFSSSMSDPRSFLLSLEGNWVLGIVAAIAIVFYKNYEDKKQRKSPPIEQTITEHPFQYMGNMTVLAAIAGLIGAKIFHNLENWDQFVADPVDSLLSFSGLTFFGGLICGGLAVIWYANKKGIKPLQMLDVGGPAMMLAYATGRIGCHISGDGDWGIVNTSPMPAWLSWLPKWFWAYDYPNNVNGECNPFTVGTPEYLANINCNFAETPHLVADVFPTPLYEIIVCGIFFFVLWSLRKKIQTPGVLFGIYMILAGFERFWIEKIRVNTVLHFLGMKVTQAEIISVMLMLCGIALIVYAKSKYKGTLARSASV; from the coding sequence ATGTATCCTACTCTTTATGACATGTTTGCAGATTTATTCGGGTTACACATCCCGTTTCTGCGCGTAGTTCAATCTTTTGGTTTTTTTGTAGCCATTTCTTTTTTGTTGGCTCACTATACGATGGCGCTCGAGTTGAAACGCAAAGAAAAAGAGGGTGTTTTGACCGGCAAACAGATAAGAGTAGTAATAGGTAAGCCCTATCCGAAATCTGAGTATGTACTGAGTGGTTTTTTGGGTTTTTTGTTGGGATTCAAACTGTTGCCGATTTTATTTTTTAGTAGTAGTATGAGCGATCCGCGCTCTTTTCTGTTGTCATTAGAAGGAAACTGGGTGCTGGGTATAGTAGCGGCTATTGCCATTGTTTTTTATAAAAATTATGAAGATAAAAAGCAGCGCAAATCCCCGCCCATTGAGCAAACCATCACCGAACATCCTTTTCAATACATGGGCAATATGACCGTACTTGCGGCTATTGCGGGGTTGATAGGGGCTAAGATTTTTCACAATCTTGAAAACTGGGATCAGTTTGTTGCAGACCCGGTGGATTCATTGCTTTCGTTTAGCGGACTGACATTTTTTGGAGGGTTAATATGTGGAGGTTTAGCGGTGATTTGGTATGCCAACAAAAAAGGTATAAAACCCTTGCAGATGCTCGATGTAGGAGGTCCTGCCATGATGTTGGCTTATGCAACGGGCAGAATCGGCTGTCATATTTCCGGAGATGGGGATTGGGGCATTGTGAACACTTCGCCCATGCCTGCTTGGCTTTCATGGTTGCCCAAATGGTTTTGGGCTTATGATTATCCCAATAATGTCAATGGAGAGTGTAATCCTTTTACAGTGGGCACCCCGGAATATTTAGCGAATATCAATTGCAATTTTGCAGAAACTCCGCATTTGGTGGCTGATGTTTTTCCTACGCCTTTGTATGAAATTATTGTGTGTGGAATTTTCTTTTTTGTGTTGTGGTCTTTGAGAAAAAAGATTCAAACACCCGGTGTGTTGTTTGGAATCTATATGATACTTGCCGGTTTTGAAAGATTTTGGATTGAAAAAATCAGGGTGAATACGGTCTTACATTTCTTGGGGATGAAAGTAACCCAAGCAGAAATTATTTCTGTTATGCTGATGTTGTGTGGAATAGCGCTGATTGTGTATGCTAAGTCCAAATACAAAGGCACTCTTGCACGTTCTGCTTCTGTTTGA
- the mtaB gene encoding tRNA (N(6)-L-threonylcarbamoyladenosine(37)-C(2))-methylthiotransferase MtaB, whose product MNRSVAFYTLGCKLNYSESSSLNQQLEKIGYVSKDFTEGPDVYVINTCSVTDHADKKCKKIVREALKYNPDAFVAVIGCYAQLKPGEIATIEGVDLVLGAAEKFNLMNYLNDITKKEKAEVAHSNIKKVQDFVPGFSGDDRTRSFLKVQDGCDYFCSFCTIPLARGSSRSLDVQDTLRVAKELAATDVKEVVLTGCNLGDFGVNHNESFLDLIKELDKVEGIERYRISSIEPNLLTDDIIAFVASSNKFLPHFHIPLQSGSNTILKAMRRRYLRELYEEKIERIKAAMPDCAIGVDVIVGFPGESHEEFLKTYNFLNQLNVSYFHVFPYSERPNTTAWKMTDVVPVKTRGERTQQLMNLSEKKRQLFYRENLGKISPVLFEKEERAGKMYGFTPNYIRVETDYDPMLINEIVPVKMISVDPESMHVLGEVSEYAATALKLM is encoded by the coding sequence ATGAATAGGTCGGTGGCTTTTTATACTCTGGGTTGTAAACTCAATTATTCGGAATCCTCCTCGCTCAATCAGCAGTTGGAGAAGATTGGATATGTTAGCAAAGATTTTACAGAAGGACCGGATGTGTATGTGATAAATACATGTTCTGTTACTGACCATGCCGACAAAAAATGCAAAAAAATTGTGCGAGAGGCGTTGAAATACAACCCTGATGCTTTTGTGGCAGTCATTGGTTGCTATGCACAGTTGAAACCCGGTGAGATTGCAACCATTGAAGGAGTTGATTTAGTGTTGGGTGCTGCAGAGAAGTTCAACTTAATGAACTATCTCAATGACATTACAAAAAAAGAAAAAGCAGAAGTGGCACATTCCAATATCAAAAAAGTGCAGGACTTTGTGCCCGGTTTCTCCGGTGATGACCGTACCCGCTCTTTCTTGAAGGTCCAAGACGGATGTGATTATTTTTGTTCTTTTTGTACCATTCCTTTGGCGCGTGGCAGCAGCCGAAGTTTAGATGTGCAAGATACGCTGAGAGTCGCCAAAGAACTTGCCGCAACTGATGTTAAAGAAGTTGTATTGACAGGATGTAATTTGGGCGATTTTGGGGTGAATCACAATGAGAGTTTTTTGGATTTAATCAAAGAACTGGATAAGGTAGAGGGGATTGAACGATACCGTATTTCGTCTATTGAGCCCAATTTGCTCACGGATGATATTATTGCTTTTGTGGCAAGTTCCAACAAATTTCTCCCTCATTTCCATATTCCGTTGCAGAGTGGTTCTAACACCATATTAAAAGCCATGCGCAGACGGTATTTGAGGGAATTATACGAAGAAAAAATTGAAAGAATCAAGGCTGCTATGCCTGATTGTGCGATTGGCGTGGATGTGATTGTGGGCTTCCCCGGAGAAAGTCATGAGGAGTTTTTGAAAACATACAATTTTTTGAATCAGTTGAATGTGAGCTATTTTCACGTTTTTCCTTATTCCGAAAGACCCAATACCACTGCGTGGAAGATGACAGATGTGGTGCCTGTAAAAACAAGAGGGGAGCGCACTCAACAACTGATGAACTTGTCTGAAAAAAAGAGACAGCTTTTCTATCGCGAAAATTTGGGTAAAATCTCTCCCGTGCTTTTTGAAAAAGAAGAAAGGGCAGGCAAAATGTATGGTTTTACACCCAACTATATTCGTGTTGAGACTGATTATGACCCTATGTTAATCAATGAAATAGTACCTGTTAAAATGATTTCTGTTGACCCTGAGTCAATGCATGTTTTGGGAGAAGTTTCTGAATATGCTGCTACTGCTTTAAAATTAATGTAA